In the genome of Quercus robur chromosome 3, dhQueRobu3.1, whole genome shotgun sequence, one region contains:
- the LOC126719718 gene encoding zinc finger BED domain-containing protein RICESLEEPER 2-like, whose product MKYLKGLESRMFRFDECVKIVGMKRTKGLRLDVCTRWNATYDMINNVMRYRFVLNRLAEEDANFKHCSPKDEWNRVERITRFLKPFNDITTLFSRTDYPTANLYFQGIVVLACAIVLDPRYKLDYVDFILKKIEPIEHIAEMKVESIETTLYKLFSEYECPKPMATTNVSSCVGSSSHTSGAVDDPDDDEDKEDDVSELHFVGFSTRKEILTPYRSCLLPENVEATFYSKSWLYRFEDENADEIGQLELQFASMNICSAEFATNVE is encoded by the exons ATGAAATATCTTAAAGGATTAGAGAGTAGAATGTTCAGATTTGATGAATGTGTCAAGATAGTTGGTATGAAGAGAACAAAGGGTTTACGTTTAGATGTGTGTACAAGATGGAATGCAACATATGACATGATTAACAATGTTATGAGATATCGTTTTGTGTTGAACCGTTTAGCAGAGGAAGATGCTAATTTCAAGCATTGTTCACCAAAGGATGAATGGAATAGAGTTGAAAGGATAACTCGGTTTTTGAAACCTTTCAATGACATTACAACTCTATTTTCTAGAACTGATTATCCTACCGCAAATCTATACTTTCAAGGAAT TGTGGTACTAGCTTGTGCCATTGTTCTTGATCCAAGGTATAAGTTGGATtatgtggactttattttgaagaaaatagaGCCAATTGAGCACATTGCTGAAATGAAGGTAGAGAGCATTGAGACTACATTGTATAAGCTTTTTTCAGAATATGAATGCCCCAAGCCTATGGCCACTACAAATGTTTCATCTTGTGTTGGGAGTTCTAGTCATACTAGCGGTGCTGTGGATGATcctgatgatgatgaagataagGAAGATGATGTAAGTGAATTGCATTTTGTTGG TTTTAGCACTAGAAAAGAAATTCTTACTCCGTATCGATCATGTCTTTTACCTGAGAATGTGGAAGCTACGTTTTATAGTAAAAGTTGGCTATATAGATTTGaag ATGAAAATGCTGATGAAATTGGCCAACTTGAACTTCAATTTGCAAGTATGAATATTTGCAGTGCTGAATTTGCTACCAACGTTgagtag